From Anopheles darlingi chromosome 2, idAnoDarlMG_H_01, whole genome shotgun sequence, the proteins below share one genomic window:
- the LOC125948642 gene encoding uncharacterized protein LOC125948642 isoform X1, giving the protein MFTFANRIKTDALSGHSKPPQRTEVLTSGSNTETSQPANARFENTPREGRPKMKLLWYCLFLLSLLLGAYGDSVVCQQGYTAKEGKCVTQRPVHGACPKDSKYDLNWNLCVYE; this is encoded by the exons ATGTTTACATTCGCTAACCGTATAAAAACCGATGCACTCTCTGGCCACAGCAAACCGCCCCAACGGACGGAAGTGCTCACAAGCGGCTCAAATACCGAGACATCACAGCCCGCTAACGCTA GGTTTGAGAACACACCACGGGAGGGAAGACCGAAAATGAAACTGCTGTGGTATTGCCTGTtcctgctgtcgctgctgctcggtgcgtATGGGGACAGCGTTGTGTGCCAGCAAGGGTATACAGCGAAGGAAGGCAAATGTGTCACCCAACGGCCGGTGCACGGTGCATGTCCCAAGGACTCCAAGTACGACCTAAACTGGAATCTATGTGTCTATGAATAG
- the LOC125948642 gene encoding uncharacterized protein LOC125948642 isoform X2, protein MHSLATANRPNGRKCSQAAQIPRHHSPLTLVRFENTPREGRPKMKLLWYCLFLLSLLLGAYGDSVVCQQGYTAKEGKCVTQRPVHGACPKDSKYDLNWNLCVYE, encoded by the exons ATGCACTCTCTGGCCACAGCAAACCGCCCCAACGGACGGAAGTGCTCACAAGCGGCTCAAATACCGAGACATCACAGCCCGCTAACGCTAGTGA GGTTTGAGAACACACCACGGGAGGGAAGACCGAAAATGAAACTGCTGTGGTATTGCCTGTtcctgctgtcgctgctgctcggtgcgtATGGGGACAGCGTTGTGTGCCAGCAAGGGTATACAGCGAAGGAAGGCAAATGTGTCACCCAACGGCCGGTGCACGGTGCATGTCCCAAGGACTCCAAGTACGACCTAAACTGGAATCTATGTGTCTATGAATAG